ACACCAAGGCGGCCGCCGCTCCCAAGAGCGCGCCCCGCCCCAACGTCCTGGTGGGGATCTTCGCCGACAAGCACAGCAAGCGCCTCTACCCCAACAAGAACCTCGCCGCCGGCGTGCTCGGCTTCGTCAACGGCGCCGGCAAGGGCGGCGGCGGCCTGGAGGCGCGCCTGGACAAGCAGCTGGCGGGCAAGGACGGCAAGCTCGTCTACGCCCAGTCCGGCGGCCGCCGGGTACCCACCGCCGACACCCAGGAGCACCCCGCCGTCCCCGGCAGCGACGTCGAGCTGACCCTCGACCGTGACATCCAGTGGGCGGCCCAGCAGGCCATCACCGAGCAGGTCGCCAAGTCACAGGCCGACCGCGGCTATGTCGTCGTCCAGGACACCCGCACCGGGGAGATCCTGGCGCTCGCCAACGCGCCCGGATTCGACCCCAACGAGGTGTCGAAGGCCGATCCGGAAGCGCTGGGCAATGCCGCGCTGTCCGACGCGTTCGAGCCGGGCTCCACCAGCAAGGTGATGTCGATGGCCGCCGTCCTGGAGGAGGGCGTCGCCACCCCGGCCACCCGGGTCACCGTGCCCAACCGGCTGCACCGGGGTGACCGGCTGTTCGCGGACGACGTCGACCACGAAACCTGGCATCTGACCCTCAACGGGGTGCTCGCCAAGTCCAGCAACATCGGCACGATCCTCGCGACCGGCCAGCTCGGCAAGACCCAGCCCGAGGCCAACCAGGTTCTCTACTCCTATCTGCGCAAGTTCGGGATCGGCAGGCCGACCGGGCTCGGCTTCCCCGGGGAGACCGACGGCATCCTGGCCAAGCCGCAGGACTGGAACACCTCGCAGCAGTTCACCGTCCCGTTCGGCCAGGGACTCTCCCTCAACGCCGTACAGGCCGCCTCCGTCTACTCCACGATCGCCAACGGAGGTGAGCGCATCGCCCCCTCACTGGTCCGGGGCAGCACCGGCCCCGACGGGCACTACGCACCGGCGCCCAAGCCCGCGAAGACCCGCGTGATCAGCCAGAAGACGGCGGCCACGCTCGCCACCATGCTCGAATCGGTGGTGGACGATGAAGAAGGCACCGGAGCGAAGGCGAAGATCGACGGCTACCGGGTCGGCGGCAAGACCGGCACCTCCAACCGGGTGGACCCCCGGACCGGCCGCTACCACGGCTACACCGCCTCGTTCGCCGGCTTCGCCCCCGCCGACAAACCCCGCATCACGGTCTACTGCGCCGTCCAGAACCCCACGACGGGCAGCTATTTCGGCGGCCAGGTCTGCGGCCCGATCTACCAGCAGGTCATGGCCTTCGCGCTGAAAACCCTCCAGGTCCCGCCGACCGGCGCCAAGCCCCCGCGGCTGCCGGTCACCTTCACGCCAGGCCAATGAAATCGAGGCAATTCCGCCGTGACGACCATCACCCCCGACGGCACCCCCGACGGCACCTCCACTCCGGGCAACTGTTCCTCCCCACGGCCCTCACTTCGCCCCGGGCCGGTGGTGCCCGGTACGCTCACCGCCGTGTCACACGCTGATCAGTCCCCGAAAGCCCAGCACGCCGAGAAGGGCGGTGCCGCTACCTATCCGGGAGCGCCGCGCCCTGAACGGGTCCGCCCCACCCCCCTGGCGGACCTGGCCGAGCAGCTGGGAAGCCCGGCCCCCGACGCCGGCCACCCCGGAGCTGCCGATGCCGCGCAGCCCGTGATGGTCACCGGCATCACCCATGACTCCCGGGCGGTCCGCCCCGGTGACGTCTACGCGGCGCTGCCCGGCGCCCGTCTGCACGGTGCCGACTTCGTCGCCCAGGCCGCCGATCTCGGCGCCGCGGCGGTCCTGACCGACCCCTCGGGTGCCGAGCGCGCCGCCGCGACCGGCCTGCCGGTCCTCGTCGTCGACAACCCGCGCGCGCGGATGGGCGCCCTGGCCGTCTCCATCTACGGAACGCCGGGCGAGGACCTCCTCCAGATCGGCATCACCGGCACCTCCGGCAAGACCACCACCGCCTACCTCATCGAGGGCGGGCTGCGGGCCGCGGCCGCCAAGCGCCCCGACGGGGGGCTGACCGGCCTGATCGGCACCGTCGAGACCCGTATCGGCGACGAGCGCATCAAGTCCGAGCGCACCACCCCCGAGGCCACCGACCTGCAGGCGCTCTTCGCGGTGATGCGCGAGCGCGGTGTCCGCGCGGTCGCCATGGAGGTCTCCAGCCACGCCCTGGTCCTCGGCCGGGTCGACGGCTGCGTCTTCGACGTCGCGATCTTCAACAACCTCAGCCCGGAGCACATGGAGTTCCACTCCGGGATGGAGGACTACTTCCAGGCCAAGGCCCAGCTCTTCACCAAGGCCCGCAGCCGCGCCGGCGTCGTCAATCTCGACGACGAGTACGGCAAGCGGCTGGCCGAGGGTGAGTCCGAGGTCCCGGTCACCACCTTCTCCGCCGAGGGCCACCCCGACGCCGACTGGCGGGCGTCCGACGTCGAGGTCGGCACGCTCGGCTCGACCTTCACCGTGCACGGCCCGGACGGCCGGACCCTGCGCGCCGCCTCCCCGATCGCCGGCCCGTTCAACGTCGCCAACGCGCTCGCCGCGATCGTCTCGCTGGTCGTCGCCGGTGTCGACCCGCAGACCGCGGCCGACGGTGTCGCCGCGGTGCCCGGCGTCCCCGGCCGCCTGGAGCGCATCGACGCCGGCCAGCCGTACCTGGCGGTGGTCGACTACGCCCACAAGACCGACGCCGTCGAATCGGTTCTGCGCGCGCTGCGCAAGGTCACCGACGGCAAGCTGCACGCCGTCCTCGGCTGCGGCGGCGACCGCGACCCCCACAAGCGCGCCCCGATGGGTGCCGCCATGGCCCGGCTCGCCGACACGGCCGTACTGACCTCCGACAACCCGCGCGGCGAGGACCCCCTCGCGATCCTCGCCACCATGCTCGCGGGCGCCGCGGAGGTCCCCATTCATGAACGCGGCACGGTGCTCGTCGAAGAAGAGCGCGCCGCCGCCATCGCCGCCGCCGTCGCCCGCGCCGAGCCCGGCGACACCGTGATCGTCGCGGGCAAGGGCCACGAGCAGGGCCAGGACATCGCCGGAGTGGTACGCCCCTTCGACGACCGCCAGGTACTGCGCGAGGCCATCGAGGCTTCCTTGAAGTCACCGCAGCCGAACCACCAGGGATGACACACCTCCATGCGCGCACAACCCTTTTACCGTCACCGCCCGCCCAGTACCGGGGGTGACCTGTGATCTCCCTGTCGCTCGCCGAGATCGCGAGCATCGTCGGAGGGCAGCAGCACGACATACCGGACGACGGCCGCCGGGTGACCGGACCGGTCGTGGCGGACTCCCGTGCGGTGGGCCCCGGCGCGCTGTTCGTGGCCTTCGCCGGTGACCGCGTCGACGGCCACGACTTCGCGTCCGGCGCCGTCGAGGCGGGCGCGGTGGCCGTACTGGCCGCCCGCCCCCTCGGCGTCCCCGCCATCGTCGTCGACGACGTGGTCGCCGCGCTCGGTGCGCTCGCCCGCGCCGTCGTCGCACGTCTGGGCACCACCGTCGTGGGCCTCACCGGCTCGGCCGGCAAGACCAGCACCAAGGACCTGATCGCCCAGCTGCTGCAGCGCCACGGCCCGACGGTCTGGCCCGAGGGGAACCTCAACAACGAGATCGGGCTGCCGCTGACCGCGCTGCGCGCCGATGAGACCACCCGCCATCTCGTCCTGGAGATGGGCGCCCGCGGCGTCGGCCACATCCGCTACCTGGCCGGGCTGACCCCGCCGAGGATCGGTGTGGTGCTGAACGTCGGCAGCGCGCACATCGGCGAGTTCGGCGGCCGTGAGCAGATCGCCCTGGCCAAGGGCGAACTCATCGAGGCGCTGCCCCCGGCCGAGGACGGCGGGATCGCGCTGCTCAACGCCGACGATCCGTACGTCCGCGCCATGGCTCCGCGCACCAGGGCCCGCACGGTCCTGTTCGGTGAGGCCGCGGAGGCCGCCGTACGTGCCGAGAATGTCCGGCTCACGGAGCTCGGACAGCCTGCCTTCACGCTTCACACACCCTCCGGGTGCAGTGATGTGACCATGCGGCTGTACGGTGAGCACCACGTGTCGAACGCGCTCGCCGCGGCCGCCGTCGCCCATGAGTTGGGCATGCCCGTAGACGAGATCGCCACCGCGCTCTCCGAAGCCGGCACGCTCTCCCGCTGGCGTATGGAGGTCACCGAGCGCGCGGACGGCGTGCGGGTCGTCAACGACGCCTACAACGCGAACCCCGAGTCCATGCGAGCGGCGCTGCGTGCGCTGGTCGCCATGGGCGCAGCCGGCAAGGCGACGGGCGCGCGTACGTGGGCGGTGCTCGGTGAGATGGCCGAGCTGGGCGAGGAGTCACTCGCCGAACACGACGCGGTCGGACGGCTGGCCGTCCGGCTCAACGTCAGCAAGCTCGTGGCAGTCGGCGGCAGGGAAGCGGCCTGGCTCGACATGGGCGCCAAGAACGAGGGTTCGTGGGGTGAGGAGTCGGTGCACGTGTCCGACGCGCGGGCGGCGGTCGACCTGTTGCGCAGCGAGCTGCAGCCGGGAGATGTCGTGCTGGTGAAGGCGTCCAGGTCGGTGGGGCTGGAGCGGGTCGCCGCAGCTTTGCTGGACGAG
This genomic stretch from Streptomyces nigrescens harbors:
- a CDS encoding peptidoglycan D,D-transpeptidase FtsI family protein codes for the protein MTEPRDPRRVPRPAQRGGRAGSGAGRPPAAKRPAPRPGSRPGRPRPAARPARPRPGTPVLRLGSPRPRLRLVSLGLTLIMLVFVVRLFQVQAVDAGAFAAKANENRYVPVKLAAERGAITDRNGVDLATTVDAYDITADPSLLAPGKTKIDDAPQRAAALLAPILGEDKATLAEKLDRPAARYALLARQQTPQVWKKIKDLRKTLDTKAAAAPKSAPRPNVLVGIFADKHSKRLYPNKNLAAGVLGFVNGAGKGGGGLEARLDKQLAGKDGKLVYAQSGGRRVPTADTQEHPAVPGSDVELTLDRDIQWAAQQAITEQVAKSQADRGYVVVQDTRTGEILALANAPGFDPNEVSKADPEALGNAALSDAFEPGSTSKVMSMAAVLEEGVATPATRVTVPNRLHRGDRLFADDVDHETWHLTLNGVLAKSSNIGTILATGQLGKTQPEANQVLYSYLRKFGIGRPTGLGFPGETDGILAKPQDWNTSQQFTVPFGQGLSLNAVQAASVYSTIANGGERIAPSLVRGSTGPDGHYAPAPKPAKTRVISQKTAATLATMLESVVDDEEGTGAKAKIDGYRVGGKTGTSNRVDPRTGRYHGYTASFAGFAPADKPRITVYCAVQNPTTGSYFGGQVCGPIYQQVMAFALKTLQVPPTGAKPPRLPVTFTPGQ
- a CDS encoding UDP-N-acetylmuramoyl-L-alanyl-D-glutamate--2,6-diaminopimelate ligase, whose translation is MTTITPDGTPDGTSTPGNCSSPRPSLRPGPVVPGTLTAVSHADQSPKAQHAEKGGAATYPGAPRPERVRPTPLADLAEQLGSPAPDAGHPGAADAAQPVMVTGITHDSRAVRPGDVYAALPGARLHGADFVAQAADLGAAAVLTDPSGAERAAATGLPVLVVDNPRARMGALAVSIYGTPGEDLLQIGITGTSGKTTTAYLIEGGLRAAAAKRPDGGLTGLIGTVETRIGDERIKSERTTPEATDLQALFAVMRERGVRAVAMEVSSHALVLGRVDGCVFDVAIFNNLSPEHMEFHSGMEDYFQAKAQLFTKARSRAGVVNLDDEYGKRLAEGESEVPVTTFSAEGHPDADWRASDVEVGTLGSTFTVHGPDGRTLRAASPIAGPFNVANALAAIVSLVVAGVDPQTAADGVAAVPGVPGRLERIDAGQPYLAVVDYAHKTDAVESVLRALRKVTDGKLHAVLGCGGDRDPHKRAPMGAAMARLADTAVLTSDNPRGEDPLAILATMLAGAAEVPIHERGTVLVEEERAAAIAAAVARAEPGDTVIVAGKGHEQGQDIAGVVRPFDDRQVLREAIEASLKSPQPNHQG
- a CDS encoding UDP-N-acetylmuramoyl-tripeptide--D-alanyl-D-alanine ligase — protein: MISLSLAEIASIVGGQQHDIPDDGRRVTGPVVADSRAVGPGALFVAFAGDRVDGHDFASGAVEAGAVAVLAARPLGVPAIVVDDVVAALGALARAVVARLGTTVVGLTGSAGKTSTKDLIAQLLQRHGPTVWPEGNLNNEIGLPLTALRADETTRHLVLEMGARGVGHIRYLAGLTPPRIGVVLNVGSAHIGEFGGREQIALAKGELIEALPPAEDGGIALLNADDPYVRAMAPRTRARTVLFGEAAEAAVRAENVRLTELGQPAFTLHTPSGCSDVTMRLYGEHHVSNALAAAAVAHELGMPVDEIATALSEAGTLSRWRMEVTERADGVRVVNDAYNANPESMRAALRALVAMGAAGKATGARTWAVLGEMAELGEESLAEHDAVGRLAVRLNVSKLVAVGGREAAWLDMGAKNEGSWGEESVHVSDARAAVDLLRSELQPGDVVLVKASRSVGLERVAAALLDEGMLGAAGAEGGAATR